A DNA window from Prosthecobacter debontii contains the following coding sequences:
- a CDS encoding phospholipase D-like domain-containing protein, whose protein sequence is MLRLLLPPVFLLTCLLLNSCVAVGFQKVAKAPPPVDTPAFAQELARVVKTPWTEGNAIQTLENGGRYFPAMLQSMREAQHSITFESYVCVDSEPTRNFTQMFVQKAREGVPVHVLLDAFGCSKFGEANLQAMRDAGVELKLYRPMNVLLPWRYIHRTHRRVLVVDGQVGYMGGAGWAYCWDGFADSVHRWRDTEYELRGPVVAQLQDNFNDNWQEVAGKRLVGPAYYPELRPSGALKAQVALGAPEKLGDTLGSSYLLAFRAAQKSIVIAHAYFIPNAPLMQALLEALKRGVHVQIIIPGKHIDFPASRSVNTRYLRTLVDAGAELYEFQPTMTHGKLVIVDDHLSIAGSTNLDQRSFFINDENNLNVLDASFAARQLDMVARDKQRSLRLENKDLKLPWNRKLQGLFCRLFEYQM, encoded by the coding sequence GTGCTGAGACTGTTGTTACCTCCCGTTTTTCTCCTCACCTGTCTGCTGCTGAACTCCTGTGTGGCGGTCGGCTTTCAAAAGGTGGCCAAGGCACCGCCTCCGGTGGACACGCCCGCCTTTGCCCAGGAGTTGGCTCGCGTGGTGAAGACACCCTGGACGGAGGGAAACGCCATCCAGACTCTGGAGAATGGCGGGCGCTATTTCCCCGCCATGCTTCAGAGCATGCGTGAGGCTCAGCACTCCATCACCTTCGAGTCCTATGTGTGTGTGGACAGTGAACCCACGCGCAACTTCACCCAGATGTTCGTCCAAAAAGCGCGGGAAGGCGTGCCGGTGCATGTGCTGCTGGATGCCTTTGGCTGCTCCAAGTTCGGCGAGGCCAATCTTCAGGCCATGCGTGACGCGGGGGTGGAGCTGAAGCTGTATCGGCCCATGAACGTCCTGCTACCCTGGCGCTACATCCACCGCACCCACCGCCGGGTGCTGGTGGTGGATGGGCAGGTCGGCTACATGGGCGGGGCCGGTTGGGCCTACTGCTGGGATGGCTTTGCAGACAGTGTGCACCGCTGGCGGGATACGGAGTATGAACTGCGGGGCCCGGTGGTGGCGCAACTCCAGGATAACTTCAATGATAACTGGCAGGAAGTGGCTGGGAAGCGTCTGGTGGGGCCTGCCTACTATCCTGAGCTGAGGCCTTCAGGGGCTCTCAAAGCTCAGGTGGCGCTCGGCGCACCGGAGAAGCTGGGGGATACGCTAGGCAGCAGTTATCTCCTGGCCTTTCGTGCGGCGCAGAAGTCCATCGTGATCGCTCACGCTTACTTCATCCCGAATGCACCGCTCATGCAGGCTCTGCTGGAGGCACTGAAGCGCGGGGTGCATGTGCAGATCATCATCCCAGGGAAGCACATTGATTTCCCGGCCTCACGCTCCGTGAACACGCGTTATCTGCGCACACTGGTGGACGCTGGGGCGGAGCTGTATGAATTCCAGCCGACGATGACTCATGGCAAGTTGGTGATCGTGGATGATCACCTCAGCATCGCAGGTTCCACCAACCTGGATCAGCGCTCGTTCTTCATCAATGATGAGAACAATCTGAACGTATTGGACGCCAGCTTCGCCGCCCGTCAGCTCGACATGGTGGCGCGGGATAAACAGCGTAGCTTGCGCTTGGAAAACAAAGACCTCAAGCTCCCCTGGAATCGCAAACTCCAGGGACTGTTCTGCCGACTGTTTGAATACCAGATGTGA
- a CDS encoding cation:proton antiporter domain-containing protein, whose protein sequence is MHHVTFLQDLSVVMIIAAVVTILFRQMKQPVVLGYILAGVIIGPHTPPYALIEDEHTIETLSELGVIFLMFALGLEFSLKKLTKVGATALIAAVAEIVLMLWAGYMLGQSFGWGTMDSVFLGAILSISSTTIIIKALEEIGKTKERFAQMIFGILIVEDILAILMIAMLSGFATTGSLELSDVGLTVGKLSTFLGVLLIFGLILVPRLLNWVAKFKSNEMLLITVVGLCFGVSLLAVKLGYSVALGAFIIGAIIAEARHIAHIETLMHPVRDLFSAVFFVSIGLLIDPKVLTEHWSSILIITAVVVVGKVVTCGFGTFISGNDMKTSMRVGMGLAQIGEFSFIIASLGLSLKVTSGFLYPIAVAVSALTTLLTPYLIRSSDSVVNGFTRMLPAPLMTALDAYTRWVGTLAGGSGKKTPATFLRKWGWQILLNILLIAGVFITAAFMRDHVRRWWPTAPGGRDGIHGMLWLTAMILSLPMLIAIVRKWQAFGMLVSEMSVTRAAAKENTAALRGLISSIIFIAGCVALFVIILVLSSAILPSRRLLLVLALVLILMTIFLWRFFARLHSRAQFALLETLNEPPLPHADPQLPSLLSHAELITLTIGPDSPAAGKVISELQLRTRTGASIVGIERHGENIINPSISEDIRPGDSVLLIGSAEQIAKAKDALA, encoded by the coding sequence ATGCATCACGTCACCTTTCTACAGGACCTCTCGGTGGTCATGATCATCGCTGCCGTGGTCACCATCTTGTTTCGGCAGATGAAGCAGCCGGTCGTGCTCGGCTACATCCTCGCTGGAGTCATCATCGGGCCCCATACGCCGCCGTATGCACTGATCGAAGACGAGCATACCATCGAGACCCTTTCTGAGCTCGGCGTCATCTTCCTCATGTTCGCGCTCGGCTTGGAATTCAGCCTGAAAAAGCTGACCAAGGTGGGAGCCACAGCCTTGATTGCCGCCGTGGCGGAGATCGTGCTCATGCTGTGGGCGGGTTACATGTTAGGCCAATCCTTCGGCTGGGGCACCATGGACAGCGTTTTCCTGGGGGCGATCCTCTCCATCTCCTCCACCACCATCATCATCAAGGCGCTGGAAGAGATTGGCAAAACCAAGGAGCGCTTCGCCCAGATGATCTTTGGCATCCTGATTGTCGAGGACATCCTGGCCATCCTGATGATTGCCATGCTTTCGGGCTTCGCCACCACGGGCTCTCTAGAGCTGTCGGATGTGGGTTTGACGGTGGGAAAGCTGAGCACCTTTCTCGGGGTCCTCCTCATCTTCGGTCTAATCCTGGTGCCTCGGCTTCTGAACTGGGTCGCTAAATTCAAGAGCAATGAGATGCTCCTGATCACGGTGGTGGGCCTCTGCTTCGGCGTCTCGCTGCTGGCCGTCAAGCTGGGCTACAGTGTGGCTCTGGGCGCTTTCATCATCGGTGCCATCATCGCCGAGGCGCGCCACATCGCCCACATCGAGACACTCATGCATCCGGTGCGGGATCTGTTTAGCGCCGTGTTCTTCGTCTCCATCGGGTTGCTTATCGATCCCAAGGTGCTCACGGAGCATTGGTCCTCCATCCTCATCATTACCGCCGTGGTGGTGGTGGGCAAGGTGGTCACCTGCGGTTTTGGCACCTTCATTTCCGGCAATGACATGAAAACCTCCATGCGAGTAGGCATGGGTCTGGCCCAGATTGGAGAGTTCTCTTTCATCATCGCGTCCCTGGGCTTATCCCTCAAGGTCACTAGCGGTTTTCTTTATCCCATCGCCGTGGCCGTTTCCGCCCTGACGACTCTGCTCACGCCCTATCTCATCCGCAGTTCCGACTCCGTGGTGAACGGCTTTACCCGCATGCTGCCTGCCCCGCTGATGACCGCCCTGGATGCCTACACCCGTTGGGTGGGCACGCTGGCCGGAGGAAGCGGTAAAAAGACCCCGGCGACCTTTTTGCGTAAATGGGGCTGGCAAATCCTGCTGAATATCCTGCTCATAGCCGGGGTCTTCATCACGGCGGCGTTCATGCGCGACCACGTGCGGCGCTGGTGGCCAACCGCTCCCGGTGGCCGAGATGGTATCCACGGCATGCTCTGGCTGACCGCCATGATTCTCAGCCTGCCCATGCTCATCGCCATTGTGCGCAAGTGGCAGGCCTTTGGCATGCTGGTCAGTGAAATGAGCGTGACCCGGGCGGCGGCCAAAGAGAATACCGCCGCCCTGCGCGGGCTCATTTCCAGCATCATTTTCATCGCAGGTTGTGTGGCGCTGTTCGTCATCATCCTGGTCCTCAGCTCCGCCATCCTCCCCTCCCGCAGACTGCTCCTGGTTCTGGCTCTGGTCTTGATCCTCATGACCATCTTCCTGTGGCGGTTCTTCGCACGACTGCACAGCCGTGCGCAGTTTGCTCTCCTGGAGACTTTGAATGAACCTCCCTTGCCCCATGCCGACCCCCAACTGCCCTCCCTGCTCAGCCATGCGGAGCTGATCACTCTAACGATTGGTCCTGACTCCCCAGCCGCAGGCAAAGTGATCTCGGAATTGCAACTGCGCACGCGCACTGGCGCGAGCATTGTCGGCATCGAGCGTCATGGCGAGAACATCATCAATCCCAGCATCTCTGAAGACATCCGCCCAGGAGATTCCGTCTTGCTCATCGGCAGTGCAGAACAGATTGCGAAAGCGAAAGATGCTTTGGCATGA
- a CDS encoding serine/threonine-protein kinase: protein MRDSLLDSRASRSSSSLLEGLSAKALMAEIMEPTQADDSGLGAMPPLSPEELAPHFPQLEILECLGRGGMGVVYKARQKSLNRVVALKLLAPERAGDPQFAARFEKEAHALAALNHPHIVAVYDFGLAGGFYYLLMEFVDGMNLRQLLQSKRLTPREALRIVPPVCAALQSAHEHGIVHCDIKPENLLIAHDGSVKIADFGIAKMIGHATDRENVHEAGTPDYAAPEQTSGQADHRADIYSLGVVLYEMLTGERPTKTIEAPSKRVQVDIRIDEIVLRALEKQPELRFSTVADLRQSVESLIQPSAPPIPSAAYSKKKRIIVGVLTGCLVIAGMGYWTMGRSHPKRPRLPYEEVVDFDQGRINESFADNVLSGRSGYAISPLGLAGTSGLALAETLNSEGTLAYKRKSYDLARLASLEISCCFRRQAFAGATHSITLGLTENMAGHFSGVPGAAFLGLRLKVEGEVMRFQFICKEAQVGPPRSWLQPGEIHTEEDEWYGLRVVFNRVSPNIVRVTGELKAVDRHGREGDTVAYFLPRDFAEPIFPLREILENPETWVAIRAVGPGGVSRVDDFHIIARPLPSADPVALDQPR from the coding sequence ATGAGAGATTCTCTTCTTGATTCACGCGCGAGCCGATCGTCTTCCAGCCTGCTGGAGGGTTTGTCGGCTAAGGCTCTGATGGCTGAAATCATGGAGCCGACACAGGCGGATGATTCTGGTCTCGGAGCCATGCCGCCGCTTTCACCGGAAGAGCTGGCTCCTCACTTTCCCCAGCTTGAGATTTTAGAATGCTTGGGCCGAGGCGGCATGGGGGTGGTCTATAAAGCGCGGCAGAAGTCTCTGAATCGTGTGGTCGCTCTGAAGCTGCTGGCCCCAGAGCGTGCGGGAGATCCCCAGTTTGCGGCACGGTTTGAAAAAGAAGCGCATGCCCTAGCGGCTCTGAATCATCCGCACATCGTGGCGGTGTATGACTTTGGGTTAGCGGGCGGGTTTTATTACCTGCTCATGGAGTTCGTGGATGGGATGAACCTGCGGCAACTTTTGCAAAGCAAACGCCTGACTCCACGGGAGGCCTTGCGCATCGTGCCCCCGGTCTGCGCGGCTTTGCAATCGGCGCATGAGCACGGCATCGTGCACTGCGATATCAAACCAGAGAATCTGCTGATCGCCCACGACGGCTCGGTGAAGATCGCTGATTTCGGCATCGCTAAGATGATCGGGCACGCAACGGATCGTGAGAACGTGCATGAGGCGGGAACGCCTGACTATGCGGCTCCAGAACAAACATCCGGTCAGGCCGATCACCGGGCGGACATCTATAGCCTCGGTGTGGTGCTGTATGAAATGCTCACGGGGGAACGTCCGACGAAGACGATCGAAGCCCCCTCCAAGCGTGTGCAGGTGGACATCCGTATCGATGAGATCGTGCTGCGGGCTTTGGAAAAACAGCCTGAATTGAGGTTCTCGACCGTGGCGGATTTACGTCAGTCCGTCGAGTCCTTGATCCAACCCTCGGCTCCGCCCATCCCCTCAGCAGCGTATTCGAAAAAGAAGCGGATCATCGTTGGGGTTCTGACGGGGTGCTTGGTGATCGCAGGCATGGGGTATTGGACAATGGGGAGATCCCATCCGAAGCGGCCCAGGTTGCCTTATGAGGAGGTGGTGGATTTTGACCAAGGCCGCATCAATGAATCCTTCGCAGATAACGTGCTTTCCGGGCGCAGTGGGTATGCCATCTCGCCTTTAGGATTGGCGGGCACATCAGGCCTGGCCTTGGCGGAGACTCTGAACTCAGAGGGAACCTTGGCTTACAAACGCAAGAGCTATGATTTGGCGCGATTGGCTTCCCTGGAGATCTCCTGCTGCTTCAGGCGCCAGGCTTTTGCGGGGGCGACGCATTCGATCACTCTGGGCCTAACAGAAAATATGGCAGGTCATTTCAGCGGTGTGCCTGGAGCGGCCTTTCTCGGGCTGCGGCTGAAGGTGGAGGGCGAGGTGATGCGCTTTCAATTCATTTGCAAGGAAGCCCAGGTGGGGCCACCACGGTCGTGGTTGCAGCCGGGAGAGATTCACACGGAGGAAGATGAATGGTATGGATTGAGAGTCGTCTTCAATCGTGTGAGCCCGAACATCGTGCGAGTGACCGGCGAACTCAAAGCTGTGGATCGACATGGCAGGGAGGGGGATACAGTGGCCTACTTTCTCCCGCGTGATTTTGCGGAGCCGATTTTTCCCCTGCGGGAGATCTTGGAGAATCCCGAGACCTGGGTGGCTATCCGCGCTGTTGGCCCAGGAGGTGTGTCTAGGGTGGATGATTTCCACATCATCGCACGACCGCTGCCTTCGGCTGATCCTGTGGCTTTAGATCAACCTCGGTGA
- a CDS encoding alpha/beta hydrolase has product MPLPEIQEHVLTHASGTSTRKLWLLEPLTAKPERVTLFLDGEFYVNRMETPQRLMEWQQQGIIPPTAVLFISHVDGAARHRDLTCSADFAAFIAEDVVDWLRDRLPGAPASDWLMAGPSLGGLQAAFIALKYPEVFSRCLSQSGSFWWHEEWLTQQVSMLPARDSRFWISVGNQESTAGVSHPPTGLRQEVTQIEACERFAAALDRQDHHVHFQMYEGGHALEPWAAELSEALCWLLADD; this is encoded by the coding sequence ATGCCATTGCCCGAGATTCAAGAGCACGTTTTGACCCATGCTTCAGGCACCTCCACCCGGAAGTTGTGGCTGCTGGAGCCACTCACAGCCAAGCCTGAGCGGGTGACCCTGTTTCTGGACGGGGAGTTTTACGTGAACCGGATGGAGACTCCCCAGCGTCTGATGGAATGGCAACAGCAGGGGATTATCCCTCCGACTGCGGTGCTCTTCATCTCGCATGTGGATGGCGCGGCCCGACATCGCGATCTAACCTGCAGCGCTGATTTTGCCGCCTTCATTGCTGAGGATGTGGTGGATTGGCTGCGAGATCGTTTGCCGGGCGCTCCAGCTTCCGACTGGCTGATGGCGGGCCCCAGTTTGGGCGGACTGCAGGCGGCTTTTATCGCCTTAAAATATCCTGAGGTCTTCTCGCGTTGCTTGAGCCAGTCCGGCTCCTTTTGGTGGCATGAGGAATGGCTCACCCAGCAGGTGTCGATGCTGCCTGCACGGGACTCGCGATTTTGGATCAGTGTGGGGAACCAGGAGTCCACGGCAGGAGTCTCGCATCCGCCGACGGGCCTGCGCCAGGAGGTGACGCAAATCGAGGCTTGTGAACGTTTTGCGGCTGCATTGGACCGGCAAGATCACCATGTGCATTTTCAGATGTATGAGGGCGGACATGCCTTGGAGCCTTGGGCGGCGGAACTGTCGGAGGCACTGTGCTGGTTATTGGCAGATGACTGA
- a CDS encoding RNA polymerase sigma factor: MITDLPSHRDEALFLTTRWTRVRLAKADSAAGRLALAELCEAYYEPVLAYLRYELRDVDAGRELSHAFFAEVLRGGRIEGADQERGRFRSYLLGAVKHFLSRHREALHSLKRGSGRVPLCMDDAEVAEVSDPHQLSPDAAFDRQWALTMLERSLNALRLQLNAEGRGPFFDRVRPMLTGEAAHGDQASIASECSMTVETFRVALHRLKRRLRQCVKEEISGTLEDDTNLEDEMQTLFAALSG; encoded by the coding sequence ATGATCACCGACCTTCCATCTCACCGCGATGAGGCGCTTTTTCTTACCACGCGATGGACGCGGGTGCGTTTGGCTAAGGCGGACTCTGCGGCAGGGCGGTTGGCCTTGGCGGAGCTTTGTGAGGCTTATTATGAGCCAGTGCTGGCTTATCTCCGCTACGAACTGAGAGACGTGGACGCGGGGCGCGAGCTTAGCCATGCGTTTTTTGCCGAAGTGCTCCGGGGAGGACGTATCGAAGGGGCGGATCAAGAGCGAGGGCGCTTTCGGTCTTATTTGTTAGGGGCGGTGAAACACTTCCTGTCAAGACATCGAGAAGCGCTGCACAGTCTCAAACGAGGTTCGGGACGCGTCCCTCTATGCATGGATGATGCAGAGGTGGCGGAAGTATCGGATCCGCACCAGCTCTCCCCCGATGCCGCTTTTGATCGGCAATGGGCGCTGACCATGCTCGAGCGCAGTTTGAACGCGCTGCGGCTTCAGTTGAACGCCGAGGGACGAGGGCCTTTCTTTGATCGGGTGCGGCCAATGCTGACGGGGGAGGCCGCGCATGGGGATCAGGCCTCCATCGCCAGCGAGTGCAGCATGACGGTGGAGACTTTCCGTGTGGCTCTGCATCGGCTCAAGCGGCGCCTGCGCCAGTGTGTGAAGGAGGAGATCTCTGGCACGCTGGAGGATGACACAAATTTGGAGGATGAAATGCAGACCCTCTTTGCAGCTTTGAGTGGGTGA
- a CDS encoding phosphotransferase-like protein, giving the protein MRAPIILLNGTSSSGKTTLARAFQRTMAEPVLYVSNDHFIFMTPDPVLKDDARRPRVLLPLLSAFHRSLPLIASCGLPMIIDHVIERRDWMDEIAEQLEGLNVYFVRVECPLEELERREHERGGRQIGLARMQLDWVHRHGGYDAVLDTFHHTLDENVAKLKELIRSEQKPIALDHYRQQKQA; this is encoded by the coding sequence ATGCGCGCTCCGATCATTCTTCTCAACGGAACCTCCAGTTCAGGAAAAACGACGCTCGCTAGGGCCTTTCAACGGACGATGGCTGAACCGGTATTGTATGTATCGAACGATCATTTCATCTTCATGACACCGGATCCTGTGCTGAAGGATGATGCGCGACGTCCTCGGGTGCTTTTGCCGCTGCTGTCGGCGTTTCATCGGTCGCTGCCGCTGATCGCGAGTTGCGGTCTCCCGATGATCATTGATCACGTGATCGAACGGAGGGATTGGATGGATGAAATAGCCGAACAACTGGAGGGGCTGAACGTGTATTTTGTGAGGGTGGAATGCCCTCTGGAAGAACTGGAGCGCCGGGAGCATGAACGTGGGGGTCGTCAGATTGGCTTGGCTCGGATGCAGTTGGACTGGGTGCATCGGCATGGTGGTTATGATGCGGTGCTGGACACGTTTCATCACACGCTGGATGAAAACGTGGCGAAGCTGAAAGAGCTCATTCGTTCAGAGCAAAAGCCGATAGCTTTGGATCATTACCGTCAGCAGAAACAAGCCTGA